A stretch of Pseudomonas taetrolens DNA encodes these proteins:
- a CDS encoding AGE family epimerase/isomerase: MPDVASSAFPLELTAVFTAVEQHFRQVIVPLWQGPGWNADMALPYEALSPDHQPLPPQRYRAMACARQLYVFASLIGDKDFPDAAARAGALFRSLQQHFHDAEHGGWFYSIDPHGAPLDQRKDLYTHAFIIFASAHYWAKVRDPLVESVLNAALSVVAERFSDSNGLYEASLNQDWSSLGSGPLQNPLMHLAEAFLATLSVRDDAPVQAALLTLTERMQQRFIEPVHNVMLEKPRGAVDNWFEPGHQFEWFFLLHASPLLRGTPLHASLERAFSFAEQVGVDAKTGAVCGMLDSAGCLRDGTQRIWAQAEYLRALTLRPESQPRLQRQLLALQQHFLHAGGWYECLDAQGNVSRADMPSTTPYHLATCYSGLTHFLN; the protein is encoded by the coding sequence ATGCCTGATGTAGCCAGCTCCGCCTTCCCGCTTGAACTGACTGCCGTATTTACGGCCGTCGAGCAGCATTTTCGCCAGGTGATTGTGCCCCTGTGGCAAGGTCCCGGCTGGAATGCCGATATGGCGTTGCCTTATGAGGCCCTCAGCCCGGATCATCAGCCGTTGCCGCCCCAGCGTTATCGCGCCATGGCCTGCGCACGTCAGCTGTATGTCTTCGCCAGCCTGATCGGCGACAAGGATTTCCCTGATGCAGCAGCGCGCGCCGGCGCCCTGTTCCGCTCGTTGCAGCAGCACTTTCATGACGCTGAGCACGGTGGCTGGTTCTACAGCATCGACCCTCACGGCGCGCCTCTGGATCAACGCAAAGACCTCTACACCCATGCCTTCATCATCTTTGCCAGCGCCCATTACTGGGCCAAAGTGCGCGACCCCTTGGTCGAGTCGGTGCTCAATGCGGCCCTGAGCGTGGTGGCCGAGCGTTTCAGTGATAGCAACGGCCTGTACGAAGCCAGCCTGAATCAAGACTGGTCGTCACTGGGCAGCGGTCCGCTGCAAAACCCATTGATGCATTTGGCCGAAGCGTTTCTGGCGACCCTTTCCGTACGCGACGACGCGCCCGTGCAGGCCGCTCTGCTCACGCTGACCGAACGCATGCAGCAGCGTTTTATCGAGCCTGTGCATAACGTCATGCTCGAAAAGCCACGCGGAGCTGTGGATAACTGGTTTGAGCCGGGCCATCAGTTCGAATGGTTCTTTTTGTTGCACGCATCGCCACTGCTGCGCGGAACCCCGTTGCACGCATCGCTGGAGCGCGCCTTCAGTTTCGCCGAACAGGTCGGGGTGGATGCAAAGACCGGCGCGGTGTGCGGCATGCTCGACAGCGCTGGCTGCCTGCGCGATGGCACCCAGCGTATCTGGGCCCAGGCCGAATACCTGCGGGCACTGACCTTACGCCCTGAAAGCCAGCCACGCCTGCAACGCCAATTGCTGGCGCTGCAACAGCACTTTCTTCATGCCGGTGGCTGGTATGAATGCCTGGATGCACAAGGCAACGTCAGCCGCGCAGACATGCCCTCAACCACGCCATATCACCTGGCGACGTGTTACAGCGGCCTGACGCACTTCCTGAACTGA
- a CDS encoding cation diffusion facilitator family transporter has product MSNRGEQKLLKQSTVLMFAVAIAGIVTGFISGSQSIMFDGFFSLIATFIKVLMLITATLIAKESNQRFQFGFWHLEPMVLLIEGSFLFLIAIYAFLNGVFGIINGGRDIELGLVIVYAAVFTVIEFAYYFWVRRKNRKLKSTLIQFDNISWLVDAMLSVGLLISFVIALVLKQQGHVQWAAYVDPAILILLALSMLPPAFKILKPALRDVLGIAPDKLDDKVREVLEELSARHGFEGYKTYVQKHGRARFIEIHIVLPAGYPLTSVKTLDAIREELSSMLGAPDSARWLTISFTGDRKWIS; this is encoded by the coding sequence GTGAGTAACCGTGGTGAGCAGAAATTGCTCAAACAATCGACCGTCCTGATGTTCGCAGTGGCAATTGCGGGGATCGTGACGGGTTTTATATCGGGTTCCCAATCCATCATGTTCGATGGATTTTTCTCTTTGATCGCGACCTTCATCAAAGTATTGATGCTGATTACCGCGACGTTGATCGCCAAGGAAAGCAACCAGCGTTTCCAGTTCGGCTTCTGGCACCTTGAGCCCATGGTGCTGCTGATCGAAGGCAGCTTTCTGTTCCTGATTGCAATCTACGCCTTTCTCAATGGTGTGTTCGGTATCATCAACGGCGGGCGTGACATTGAACTGGGGCTGGTCATCGTCTATGCGGCGGTGTTTACCGTGATCGAATTTGCGTACTACTTCTGGGTACGCCGAAAAAACCGCAAGCTCAAATCGACCTTGATCCAGTTCGACAACATCAGCTGGCTGGTAGACGCCATGCTCTCAGTGGGCTTGTTGATCAGTTTCGTCATTGCGCTGGTCTTGAAGCAGCAAGGGCATGTGCAGTGGGCCGCGTATGTAGACCCGGCGATTTTGATCCTGCTGGCACTGAGCATGCTTCCTCCCGCGTTCAAAATCCTCAAGCCTGCCTTGCGCGACGTGCTGGGTATTGCTCCGGACAAGCTCGATGACAAGGTGCGGGAGGTGCTTGAAGAGCTGTCGGCACGCCATGGATTTGAAGGCTACAAGACCTATGTGCAAAAGCACGGACGGGCGCGCTTCATCGAGATCCACATTGTGCTGCCGGCAGGTTATCCACTGACCAGCGTGAAGACCCTGGATGCTATTCGCGAAGAACTGTCGAGCATGCTCGGTGCCCCTGACAGTGCTCGCTGGCTGACCATCAGCTTTACCGGTGATCGTAAATGGATTTCCTGA
- a CDS encoding SDR family oxidoreductase — protein sequence MTSTLFITGATSGFGEACARKFAQAGWKLVLTGRREERLKALCEELSKQTEVHGLVLDVRDRAGMEAAIANLPPSFSKLRGLINNAGLAVGTDPAGQCNLDDWDTMVDTNIKGLLYSTRLLLPRLIAYGRGAGIINLGSIAGSYPYPGSHVYGGTKAFVKQFSLNLRCDLQGTGVRVSNIEPGLCESEFSLVRFGGDQARYDATYQGAEPIQPEDIAETVFWVLNTPAHININRLELMPVTQSWSGFAIERHAKE from the coding sequence ATGACTTCCACCCTGTTTATTACGGGCGCGACATCCGGATTCGGTGAAGCGTGTGCACGCAAGTTTGCTCAAGCCGGCTGGAAACTGGTGCTGACGGGCCGCCGCGAAGAGCGCTTGAAAGCGCTGTGTGAGGAGTTGTCCAAGCAGACCGAGGTACACGGGCTGGTGCTGGACGTTCGCGATCGTGCGGGGATGGAAGCAGCGATTGCCAATCTTCCGCCTTCGTTCAGTAAATTACGCGGGTTGATCAACAACGCAGGGCTGGCGGTGGGCACCGATCCGGCCGGGCAGTGCAATCTTGACGATTGGGACACCATGGTCGATACCAATATCAAGGGCCTGCTCTACAGCACCCGCCTGCTGTTGCCACGACTGATCGCCTATGGTCGCGGCGCCGGCATCATCAACCTGGGATCTATCGCTGGCAGCTACCCGTACCCGGGTAGCCATGTGTATGGTGGCACCAAGGCGTTCGTTAAGCAGTTCTCGCTCAACCTGCGTTGCGACTTGCAAGGCACGGGTGTGCGGGTCAGTAACATTGAGCCGGGCCTGTGCGAGAGCGAGTTCTCGCTGGTGCGCTTCGGCGGCGACCAGGCGCGGTACGACGCGACCTATCAAGGGGCTGAACCGATCCAGCCAGAAGACATCGCCGAAACTGTTTTCTGGGTGCTCAATACCCCGGCCCACATCAATATCAACCGCCTTGAGCTGATGCCTGTCACGCAGTCCTGGAGCGGTTTTGCCATCGAACGCCACGCCAAAGAGTAA
- a CDS encoding ABC transporter ATP-binding protein, producing MTSTILELKELDVHYGPIQALKKVSMHIEEGETVSLIGSNGAGKSTLLMSIFGQPRASGGQILYQGVDITQKSSHYIASNGIAQSPEGRRVFPDMTVEENLLMGTIPIGDKYADEDMQRMFELFPRLKERRNQRAMTMSGGEQQMLAIARALMSRPKLLLLDEPSLGLAPIVVKQIFSTLRELAKTGMTIFLVEQNANHALRLSDRAYVMVNGEIRLTGSGKELLSNEEVRNAYLGGH from the coding sequence ATGACGAGCACGATCCTCGAACTCAAGGAGCTGGACGTGCATTACGGGCCGATCCAGGCGCTGAAAAAAGTGTCGATGCACATTGAGGAGGGCGAGACCGTCAGCCTGATTGGCTCCAACGGCGCGGGCAAATCGACGCTGTTGATGTCGATTTTTGGCCAGCCGCGGGCCAGTGGCGGGCAGATCCTGTACCAGGGCGTGGACATCACCCAGAAGTCCTCGCATTACATTGCCTCCAATGGCATTGCTCAGTCGCCGGAAGGGCGTCGCGTGTTCCCGGACATGACGGTTGAAGAAAACCTGTTGATGGGGACCATCCCGATTGGTGACAAATACGCTGACGAAGACATGCAGCGCATGTTCGAACTGTTCCCGCGGCTCAAGGAACGGCGTAATCAGCGGGCGATGACGATGTCTGGCGGGGAGCAGCAAATGCTCGCCATCGCCCGGGCGTTGATGAGTCGTCCCAAGTTGCTGTTGCTGGATGAGCCCAGCCTGGGGTTGGCACCTATCGTGGTGAAGCAGATTTTCTCCACGTTGCGGGAGTTGGCAAAGACCGGCATGACCATCTTTCTGGTCGAGCAAAACGCCAACCATGCCCTGAGGTTATCCGACCGCGCCTACGTGATGGTCAACGGTGAGATTCGTCTGACCGGCAGCGGCAAGGAGTTGCTGAGCAATGAGGAGGTTCGCAACGCTTATTTGGGCGGGCATTAA
- a CDS encoding ABC transporter ATP-binding protein: MNEHPNNDEIVLSVDKLMMHFGGIKALSDVSLQVKRNSIFALIGPNGAGKTTVFNCLTGFYKASGGKIELNARGTRTNVIKLLGEPFRLTDFVSPKVFASRLYYKMFGGTHLVNRAGLARTFQNIRLFKEMSVLENLLVAQHMWVNRNMLAGILNTKGYRKAESDALDHAFYWLEVVDLVDCANRLAGELSYGQQRRLEIARAMCTRPQIICLDEPAAGLNPQETEALSAMIRLLRDEHDLTVVLIEHDMGMVMSISDHIVVLDHGNVIAQGGPEAIRNDPKVIAAYLGADEEELI; this comes from the coding sequence ATGAACGAACACCCGAACAATGACGAGATCGTGCTTTCGGTCGACAAGCTGATGATGCATTTCGGTGGCATCAAAGCTTTGAGCGATGTCAGCCTCCAGGTCAAACGCAACTCGATTTTTGCCCTGATCGGCCCGAATGGCGCGGGCAAAACCACGGTGTTCAACTGCCTGACCGGCTTTTACAAAGCATCTGGCGGCAAGATCGAACTCAATGCCCGTGGCACTCGTACCAATGTGATCAAACTGCTGGGTGAGCCGTTCCGCCTGACCGACTTTGTATCGCCCAAGGTGTTTGCCAGCCGGCTCTATTACAAGATGTTCGGTGGCACTCACCTGGTGAACCGCGCCGGCCTGGCTCGAACCTTCCAGAACATTCGGCTGTTCAAGGAAATGTCCGTGCTGGAAAACCTGCTGGTGGCGCAGCACATGTGGGTCAACCGCAACATGCTGGCCGGCATCCTCAACACCAAGGGCTATCGCAAGGCTGAAAGCGATGCACTGGACCACGCGTTTTACTGGCTGGAGGTGGTGGACCTGGTGGACTGCGCTAACCGTCTGGCGGGCGAGTTGTCCTACGGCCAGCAGCGACGCCTGGAAATCGCCCGGGCCATGTGCACGCGGCCGCAAATCATCTGTCTGGATGAACCGGCGGCGGGTCTCAACCCTCAGGAAACCGAAGCGTTGAGCGCGATGATTCGCCTGTTGCGTGACGAACACGACCTGACGGTGGTGCTGATCGAACACGACATGGGCATGGTCATGAGTATTTCCGACCACATTGTGGTACTCGACCACGGCAACGTGATTGCCCAAGGGGGGCCTGAAGCCATTCGCAACGACCCGAAAGTGATTGCTGCCTACCTTGGCGCAGACGAAGAGGAGCTGATATGA
- the livM gene encoding high-affinity branched-chain amino acid ABC transporter permease LivM, which yields MSAAINKPLDLKRSLVDSILAGLISLIVFGPIVGVVLDGYSFNLQPARVGWLVAIVMVGRFALSLFLQTAKGLKILQGFESSGSGVHVLPPDYKTRLRWIVPLLIVIAIVFPFFANKYLLTVVILGLIYVLLGLGLNIVVGLAGLLDLGYVAFYAIGAYGLALGYQYLGLGFWTVLPLAAIAAAMAGCILGFPVLRMHGDYLAIVTLGFGEIIRLVLNNWLSFTGGPNGMPVPSPTFFGLEFGRRAKDGGVPFHEFFGLAYNPNIKFLFIYIVLFLVVLLVLYIKQRLTRMPVGRAWEALREDEIACRAMGLNHVLVKLSAFTLGASTAGLAGVFFASYQGFVNPSSFTFFESALILAIVVLGGMGSTVGVVIAAFVLTVAPELLRSFAEYRVLLFGVLMVLMMIWRPRGLIRISRVGVTPRKGVAP from the coding sequence ATGTCTGCAGCCATTAACAAGCCGCTTGATCTTAAAAGAAGCCTTGTCGATTCGATCCTCGCCGGGTTGATTTCATTGATTGTATTCGGGCCTATCGTGGGGGTAGTGCTCGACGGTTACAGCTTTAATTTGCAACCGGCACGCGTCGGTTGGCTGGTGGCCATCGTGATGGTCGGGCGTTTTGCCCTCAGCCTGTTTTTGCAAACGGCCAAAGGTTTGAAAATCCTTCAGGGGTTTGAATCCAGCGGCTCCGGTGTGCATGTATTGCCGCCTGACTATAAAACGCGTCTGCGCTGGATTGTCCCGCTGCTGATCGTGATTGCCATAGTGTTTCCGTTCTTTGCCAACAAATACCTGCTGACGGTGGTGATTCTCGGTCTGATCTATGTGCTGCTCGGCCTGGGGCTGAACATCGTGGTCGGGCTGGCAGGGCTGCTCGACCTGGGTTATGTCGCGTTCTACGCCATCGGCGCTTATGGTCTGGCGCTGGGTTACCAGTATTTGGGGTTGGGCTTTTGGACGGTGCTGCCGCTGGCGGCGATTGCGGCAGCGATGGCGGGGTGCATCCTGGGATTTCCGGTATTACGAATGCATGGGGATTACCTGGCAATCGTGACCCTGGGCTTCGGTGAAATCATCCGGCTGGTGCTCAATAACTGGCTGTCGTTTACCGGCGGCCCGAACGGGATGCCGGTGCCTTCGCCCACGTTTTTCGGGCTGGAGTTCGGGCGTCGAGCCAAAGATGGCGGGGTACCGTTCCATGAGTTCTTTGGTCTGGCCTACAACCCCAACATCAAGTTCCTGTTTATCTACATTGTGCTGTTCCTGGTGGTGCTGTTGGTGCTCTACATCAAGCAGCGCTTGACCCGCATGCCTGTCGGTCGCGCCTGGGAGGCGTTGCGCGAAGATGAGATCGCCTGCCGTGCCATGGGCCTGAATCACGTGCTGGTCAAACTCTCGGCATTCACCCTCGGCGCTTCCACTGCGGGTCTGGCCGGTGTGTTCTTTGCCAGCTACCAAGGGTTTGTAAACCCGTCGTCGTTTACCTTCTTTGAGTCGGCACTGATCCTCGCGATTGTGGTACTGGGCGGCATGGGCTCGACGGTCGGCGTGGTCATCGCTGCATTCGTACTGACCGTGGCCCCTGAGTTGCTGCGCAGTTTTGCCGAATACCGGGTGCTGTTGTTTGGCGTGCTCATGGTGTTGATGATGATTTGGCGTCCGCGTGGCTTGATCCGGATCAGCCGCGTCGGTGTGACGCCACGTAAGGGGGTCGCGCCATGA
- a CDS encoding ABC transporter permease subunit, producing the protein MDGIFLQQLLNGLTLGSVYGLIAIGYTMVYGIIGMINFAHGEVYMISAYLAAISLALLAYFGIESFPLLMLGTLIFTVVVTGVYGWVIERVAYKPLRNSTRLAPLISAIGISLILQNYVQIAQGSRQQGVPTLLSGAWRVDIGTGFVQLTYTKVFILIAAFVGMGVLTYIIKYTKLGRMCRATQQDRKMASILGINTDRVISYVFVIGAAMAALAGVLITMNYGTFDFYAGFIIGIKAFTAAVLGGIGSLPGAMLGGIILGISESLFAGLINSDYKDVFSFSLLVLILIFRPQGLLGRPLVAKV; encoded by the coding sequence ATGGACGGTATCTTCCTACAGCAACTGCTGAACGGCCTGACCTTAGGGTCTGTTTACGGCCTGATTGCCATCGGCTACACAATGGTCTACGGCATCATCGGCATGATTAACTTCGCCCACGGCGAGGTGTACATGATCTCTGCTTACCTCGCGGCGATCAGTCTGGCTCTGTTGGCATACTTCGGCATTGAGTCTTTCCCGCTGCTGATGTTGGGTACCTTGATTTTCACCGTGGTGGTCACTGGCGTGTATGGCTGGGTGATCGAGCGCGTGGCTTACAAACCCCTGCGAAACTCCACACGGCTGGCGCCTTTGATCAGCGCCATCGGTATTTCCCTGATCCTGCAGAACTATGTGCAAATCGCCCAAGGCTCTCGCCAACAGGGCGTTCCAACGTTGCTCAGTGGTGCCTGGCGTGTCGATATAGGCACGGGCTTTGTGCAACTCACCTACACCAAGGTCTTCATCCTGATTGCCGCCTTTGTAGGGATGGGCGTGCTGACCTACATCATCAAGTACACCAAGCTTGGCCGTATGTGCCGTGCGACACAGCAAGACCGCAAGATGGCGTCGATCCTGGGGATCAATACCGATCGCGTGATCTCTTATGTGTTTGTCATCGGTGCCGCCATGGCTGCTCTGGCCGGTGTCTTGATCACCATGAACTACGGCACCTTCGACTTCTATGCCGGGTTCATCATCGGGATCAAGGCGTTTACCGCTGCGGTACTCGGCGGAATCGGATCACTGCCCGGGGCAATGTTGGGGGGGATCATCCTGGGGATTTCCGAGTCGCTTTTTGCCGGGTTGATTAACTCGGATTACAAGGACGTGTTCAGTTTCTCACTGCTGGTGCTGATCCTGATTTTCCGTCCTCAAGGCCTGCTGGGTCGTCCACTCGTGGCGAAGGTGTAA
- a CDS encoding ABC transporter substrate-binding protein, with protein sequence MSQTFYKKGFLALAVATALGVSSFVQADVKIGVAGPMTGANAAFGEQYMKGAQAAADAINAKGGVNGEKIVLIKADDACEPKQAVAVANRLVDQDEVIGVVGHFCSSSTIPASEVYDEAGVIAITPGSTNPAVTERGLGAMFRMCGRDDQQGIVAADYIVDVLKGKKVVVLHDKDTYGQGLADATKAQLEKRGVKPVLYEGLTRGEKDFSAVVTKIRAAGADVVYFGGLHPEAGPLVRQLREQGLKDVKFMSDDGVVTDELVTTAGGPQYVEGVYMTFGADPRLLPDSKAVVDQFRKAGTEPEGYTLYAYASVQALADAFNGAKSNKGEDAAKWLKANPVKTVMGEKAWDSKGDLKVSDYVMYQWDKDGKYHQLEKQK encoded by the coding sequence ATGTCGCAGACGTTCTACAAGAAAGGTTTTCTGGCTCTCGCAGTGGCTACTGCGTTGGGTGTTTCTTCGTTTGTTCAGGCGGATGTGAAAATCGGTGTGGCGGGCCCGATGACCGGCGCCAACGCAGCATTTGGCGAGCAGTACATGAAGGGTGCACAGGCCGCGGCGGACGCAATCAATGCCAAGGGCGGCGTCAACGGCGAAAAGATCGTACTGATCAAGGCTGACGATGCCTGTGAGCCCAAACAGGCCGTTGCGGTGGCCAACCGCTTGGTGGATCAAGATGAGGTGATTGGGGTCGTAGGGCATTTCTGCTCGTCATCCACCATTCCTGCGTCTGAGGTGTACGACGAAGCGGGTGTGATTGCGATCACGCCGGGCTCGACCAACCCCGCCGTTACTGAGCGGGGGCTGGGCGCCATGTTCCGCATGTGCGGGCGTGACGACCAGCAAGGGATCGTCGCGGCGGACTACATTGTCGACGTCCTGAAAGGCAAAAAAGTCGTGGTGCTGCACGACAAGGACACTTACGGCCAGGGCCTGGCGGATGCGACCAAGGCTCAACTGGAAAAACGCGGCGTAAAACCTGTTCTGTATGAAGGCCTGACCCGTGGCGAGAAAGATTTCAGCGCCGTGGTGACCAAGATCCGTGCAGCCGGGGCTGATGTCGTGTACTTCGGCGGCCTGCACCCGGAAGCCGGCCCCCTGGTACGCCAGTTGCGTGAACAAGGCCTTAAAGACGTGAAGTTCATGTCCGATGACGGCGTGGTAACCGATGAACTGGTGACGACTGCAGGTGGCCCGCAATACGTAGAGGGTGTGTACATGACCTTCGGTGCTGACCCGCGCCTGCTGCCGGACAGCAAGGCCGTAGTGGACCAGTTCCGTAAAGCCGGAACCGAGCCGGAAGGCTACACCTTGTACGCCTATGCTTCGGTTCAGGCCCTGGCTGATGCCTTCAATGGCGCCAAGTCCAACAAAGGTGAGGATGCCGCCAAGTGGCTCAAGGCCAACCCGGTCAAAACCGTAATGGGCGAGAAAGCCTGGGACAGCAAGGGCGACCTCAAGGTCTCTGACTACGTGATGTACCAGTGGGACAAAGACGGCAAATATCACCAGCTGGAAAAACAGAAGTGA
- the amaB gene encoding L-piperidine-6-carboxylate dehydrogenase, which translates to MIAALLDRLGVNPALYQQGNQPVHTPIDGSRIGAVHWEGAAEAEQHVTRAEHAFEVWRQVPAPRRGELVRQFGDLLREYKTDLGELVSWEAGKITQEGLGEVQEMIDICDFAVGLSRQLYGLTIASERPGHHMRESWHPLGVVGVISAFNFPVAVWAWNTTLALVCGNAVIWKPSEKTPLTALACQALFDRVLSGFDDAPPYLSQVIIGGRDAGEALVDDPRVALISATGSTRMGREVAPKIAARFARSILELGGNNAMILAPSADLDMAVRAILFSAVGTAGQRCTSLRRLIAHESVKEEIVTRLKAAYSRVRIGHPLEGNLVGPLIDKHSFENMQDALEQALSEGGRVFGGERQLTGQYPDAYYVSPAIVEMPEQSDVVCNETFAPILYVVGYTDFAEAVRLNNAVPQGLSSCIFTTDVREAEQFMSATGSDCGIANVNIGPSGAEIGGAFGGEKETGGGRESGSDAWRGYMRRQTNTINYSLELPLAQGITFD; encoded by the coding sequence ATGATTGCTGCATTACTGGATCGTCTTGGTGTGAACCCCGCCCTGTACCAGCAGGGCAACCAACCAGTTCATACGCCGATTGATGGCAGCCGGATCGGCGCCGTGCACTGGGAAGGTGCCGCCGAGGCCGAGCAACACGTCACCCGTGCCGAGCATGCATTCGAGGTCTGGCGCCAAGTGCCTGCGCCACGCCGTGGCGAACTGGTGCGCCAGTTCGGCGATTTGCTGCGCGAGTACAAGACGGACCTGGGGGAGCTGGTGTCCTGGGAGGCGGGCAAGATCACCCAGGAAGGCCTGGGTGAGGTCCAGGAAATGATCGACATCTGCGATTTCGCAGTGGGCCTGTCGCGCCAGCTTTATGGTTTGACCATTGCCTCCGAACGTCCGGGTCACCACATGCGCGAATCCTGGCACCCGCTGGGTGTGGTCGGGGTGATCAGCGCCTTCAACTTCCCGGTGGCGGTCTGGGCCTGGAACACTACGCTGGCACTGGTGTGTGGCAACGCGGTGATCTGGAAACCGTCCGAGAAAACACCGCTTACCGCGCTGGCCTGCCAGGCCTTGTTTGATCGGGTCCTGAGCGGATTCGACGATGCCCCCCCGTACCTCAGCCAAGTGATTATTGGCGGGCGTGACGCCGGCGAAGCCCTGGTCGATGACCCGCGTGTAGCGCTGATCAGCGCCACAGGCAGCACCCGTATGGGGCGTGAAGTGGCTCCGAAGATCGCCGCACGGTTCGCTCGCAGCATTCTGGAACTGGGTGGCAATAACGCCATGATCCTCGCCCCGAGCGCGGATCTGGACATGGCCGTCCGGGCGATTCTGTTCAGTGCCGTGGGCACCGCAGGCCAGCGTTGCACCAGCCTGCGCCGGCTGATCGCCCATGAGTCGGTCAAGGAAGAAATCGTCACCCGGCTCAAGGCGGCCTATTCCAGGGTGCGCATTGGCCACCCGCTGGAAGGCAACCTGGTTGGGCCGCTGATCGACAAACACAGCTTTGAAAACATGCAGGATGCACTGGAGCAGGCGTTGAGCGAAGGCGGGCGAGTGTTTGGCGGAGAGCGCCAATTGACCGGCCAATACCCGGATGCTTACTACGTGTCCCCGGCGATCGTCGAAATGCCGGAGCAGAGCGATGTGGTTTGCAATGAAACCTTCGCACCGATCCTGTACGTCGTGGGCTACACCGACTTTGCCGAAGCTGTACGCCTGAACAATGCGGTGCCACAAGGGCTGTCATCGTGCATCTTCACCACAGACGTGCGAGAGGCCGAACAATTCATGTCTGCCACCGGCAGTGACTGCGGCATTGCCAACGTCAATATCGGCCCGAGCGGCGCCGAGATCGGCGGTGCCTTCGGTGGCGAAAAAGAAACCGGTGGCGGTCGTGAATCCGGTTCTGATGCTTGGCGCGGCTACATGCGCCGCCAGACCAACACCATCAACTATTCGTTGGAGCTGCCGCTGGCGCAGGGGATTACGTTCGATTGA
- a CDS encoding LysR family transcriptional regulator, whose translation MLNKRHLPSITALQCFEAVTRHLSFTRAAEELNLTQSAVSKQVAQLEELLQHLLFRRVRRRLQLTPAGDLYLVEVRKILTQVEMSTHTLRSYGGETEVLRVSTPSTFGARWLVPRLKGWRLRHPQIHLDLCNEQEADDLLQGRSDLAFYFGQGSRPGTECLKLFGEELVAVCAPASLPATPFTDPTQLTDLVLLQNASRPQAWHEWFESQGYRTDHSYHGPRFDTFYMCIRAAQVGCGVALLPRFLVEEELADGKLVIAWQHPMPSRDAYYLAYPEHSAGVPKVRDFVAWMLEQLEDPHTL comes from the coding sequence ATGCTCAATAAACGCCACCTGCCATCAATCACTGCCTTGCAGTGTTTTGAGGCGGTCACCCGTCACTTGAGCTTCACGCGCGCCGCAGAAGAACTGAATCTGACCCAGAGCGCCGTCAGCAAACAGGTGGCGCAACTGGAAGAGTTGCTACAGCACTTGCTGTTTCGCCGCGTACGCCGTCGCTTACAACTGACACCTGCCGGTGATTTGTACCTGGTCGAAGTCCGAAAGATCCTCACCCAAGTCGAGATGTCGACCCATACCCTACGCTCCTATGGCGGCGAAACAGAGGTGTTACGGGTATCAACCCCCTCGACCTTCGGTGCTCGTTGGCTGGTGCCCCGGCTCAAGGGCTGGCGGCTGCGCCATCCGCAGATTCATCTGGACCTGTGCAACGAGCAGGAAGCTGATGACTTGCTGCAGGGTCGCAGCGATCTGGCGTTCTATTTTGGCCAGGGTTCACGACCCGGCACCGAATGCCTGAAGCTGTTTGGTGAAGAGCTGGTGGCCGTGTGTGCACCCGCCAGCTTGCCGGCCACCCCGTTCACAGACCCGACACAGTTGACCGATCTGGTACTGCTGCAGAACGCCTCACGCCCACAGGCCTGGCATGAATGGTTCGAAAGTCAGGGGTATCGCACCGATCACAGCTATCACGGCCCCCGCTTTGACACTTTCTATATGTGCATCCGTGCAGCTCAGGTGGGCTGTGGTGTCGCGCTGCTCCCACGGTTTCTGGTGGAAGAGGAATTGGCTGACGGCAAGCTCGTGATCGCCTGGCAGCACCCGATGCCCAGCCGAGACGCCTACTACCTCGCCTATCCCGAGCATTCAGCGGGCGTACCCAAAGTCCGGGATTTTGTCGCGTGGATGCTCGAGCAACTGGAAGACCCGCACACCCTGTAG